Sequence from the Candidatus Thioglobus sp. NP1 genome:
TTTAATCCCCTGATGTGTTAGTTTTAAGTGGTAAAGTAAGTATCAAAAACCACCAAATTATGGCTACTGATATAGTAAATAAGAATACACTATTTAAGTCATAAATGTTATAAATAAGACCGCCAATTGCGCCTCCAAAAAATGTGCCTAAAAATTGAGAAGTTGAAAATACACCCATTGCAAGTCCTCGCTTAGAAGCGTTTGCAGTTTTTGATAATATCGATGGTAATAAAGCTTCTACAGTATTAAAAGCAATAAAGAAAATTGTTAGCAAAATAAGAAATACTGAAAAACTTAAATTTAAAGATAAGAATAAAATTTGACTAAGTATTAAGAGCAAAATACTTATCAATAAAACATGTTTTGTTTTTTTAAATTTTTCAGAAATAATAATAAGAGGTAACATGCCTAAAAATGAAAGTAAGACTGCTGGAAGGTATAGCTTCCAGTTATCTATCATCCCAATAATTTGATTTTCAATTATTAAAATTGGCATAACTATAAAACCACTGGCAAGAATTAGATGTAGAGAAAAAATACTAAAATCTAGTCTTAATAGCTGTCCATTTAGTATCTCTTTAAAGGCACTTGCTGATAAACGATAGTATGTCACAGGCTTTGAATAAGGCAATGTAAGGACAATTATTAAAGCAATAATTGAAAGTATGGCAATAACCCAAAACAGCCCATGAAGCCCAACTCTTGAAGTTATTATAGGACCAATAATTAAAGAAAGCATAAATGCAACTCCAATTTGAAACCCAACAAATGCATTTGCTTTGGCACGATTATCTTCTGAGGTAGAATCCGCTAAAAAGGCCATTAATACAGCAGAAATAGCACCACCACCTTGAAGAGCTCGCCCAACAATAACTATTAAAATATTATCAGTATTTGCAGCTATTAAACTACCTAAAAAG
This genomic interval carries:
- a CDS encoding MFS transporter, with the protein product MNSKERLFALRISLVMAVRMLGLFMLFPVMSIYAADYDNSSPFLIGMAIGIYGLTQAIFQIPFGYLSDRFGRKPMLIFGLVVFFLGSLIAANTDNILIVIVGRALQGGGAISAVLMAFLADSTSEDNRAKANAFVGFQIGVAFMLSLIIGPIITSRVGLHGLFWVIAILSIIALIIVLTLPYSKPVTYYRLSASAFKEILNGQLLRLDFSIFSLHLILASGFIVMPILIIENQIIGMIDNWKLYLPAVLLSFLGMLPLIIISEKFKKTKHVLLISILLLILSQILFLSLNLSFSVFLILLTIFFIAFNTVEALLPSILSKTANASKRGLAMGVFSTSQFLGTFFGGAIGGLIYNIYDLNSVFLFTISVAIIWWFLILTLPLKTNTSGD